In Nycticebus coucang isolate mNycCou1 chromosome 5, mNycCou1.pri, whole genome shotgun sequence, the DNA window AAAAGTGGGTCTTTTTGTCTTCTGATTTGTTCTCTGTTTTGACAGAGGACCATCACTTAATGACAAGGACAAAAATTTTCTATGAGAAAAGCAAGGTGACTTGGCTCCTATTTGGAACTCCTTCTAACTTAACTAAAAGGCAAGctggaaaaaagaattctttcctCCATACTTGCCCTGGTTTATACTGGCCTTTTCCACACAGGGACAGACATGTGATAGCACCAGCCTATGGAAACCTAGTTCGGACATCAACTCCAGTGCCCTTACTGCCATCCTCCCTAGAGCAGGATAGCTATTTCTCAAATACTGTAGGCTGGAGAACATAAGAGACCAAATGCCAGTTTAATAAGGCATAATTTCCAATTAAAGCCCTGAATCTGAATCCCTATTCTGCATCTTCTTAGTTGTGTGAATTTGGGCAAATTCTTTTATCTGAGATTGTCCTCTTGTctgtaaaatagtaataatgaatTACTTGGCACTATGTATCAGGTAGCTAAGAGTAATAAATTAGAAAGCTTGGgtcctggcgtggtggctcatgcctgtaatcctagcaccctgggagggccaacgcaggtggactgcctgagctcaccagttcaagaccagccggagccacATTgagtctctaaaatatagctgggcagtgtggaaggcacctgtagccccagctactcaggaggctgagggaggagaattgcttgtgcccaagacttggagattgctgtgagctatgatgccacagcactctaccgagggtaacaaagtaagactctgtctcaaaaaaaaaaaaacaaacctgtgtGAAAGTATCTACTTTAGAACTTGGCATTTTTGAGTTTTATGGACAAATTACCTCACATTTCCACATCTGTCTATCTTGTTTCTCAAGGTGTCATAAGGATTAAAGATTATTTATGCAAAAATGTTTTTagtaattatataaaatactgtacaatgtgagttattataaatgcTCTCTTCATTTGAGGCTTCCAGAAAGATGCCAATTACTAAAGATGAGCCTTCAGTAGACTCCTAATACATATTGGGAGATcagcaaaagaaatggaaaagctaGGTAGAACTAAAACTGGTAAGAACTCATGCCAGTTAGTTCTCCTTTCCCTTAAAACACCGTAATTTTCTGCATGGCTGTAAAAGGggcaaagaaattgaaatgtgGACAGATCAGAAATCTGTTTAATAAAAATGGCACATTCTTTCTTAAAAAGGATAGTCCAATATATTTAGTTCAATTCAACAACCATCTATTGAATACTTAGAATGTGCTAGTAACTATGAAAGAAACATAAAGGCCTGAATCTTGCTGTTTGAGGAACTCATTTTCATAAAGGAGATagacttagaaaaaagaaagattgcaATTACACAGAGGTGGTAAGTGCAATCAACAGCATTAACACATATAAGGTACAAAGGAGGAAACAGAGATGATacctgagattctttttttttaagttggattTTGAAGGATAATGAGTGTATCAGccaaagagggaagaaagaacacTTCAGACTAAGATGCAAGAGCAAATAGCATGATCTAGTTAGTTCTGGATTTCAAGACCTTTAAGTGCTAGGAAGGGTTCAAAATGAgggtggagatggaggcaggccCTATCATAAAAGGCCTTGACCCTATCCTGTTGAAGGGTTTTAAGTAGGTAAGTTATATAATCAGATATGACTTTCAGAACTGAATGCTGCTggacactgtggctcacacctgtaatccctcttttggaggcagaggtgggaggcttgtttgaggccaggaatttaagaacagcctaggcaacataatcATGTTACTGTGacaataagaaattaaataatttattttgtcataCTAATTTTAGCTCTAAGGCACACTTGCCTTGATATAAAATGAAGCCTTCAGCACTTTGCAGCTCTAGTCACAAGAAACCATGAATTAATTCGTATGGTTCTAGTAATAAGGCACCATAAATCACAGAGACTACTGCATGAAAAATTGGAGATTTCATTTTTAGCCTGAATAATTTATGATCTTTCACTAAAACATAGCAAATACTGCAGGCTGAGATACAGATGTCACTTTAAAGTCTGTATGTATGATCCTTCTCAAAAACAGGGCAAAAAGTATCCAAGGACCATCACAGGAAGTGTGCCAATTCACTGgatttaaattttgttcattaaaaaaatctcacTCTTCTTAAACCCTTCATAAGATATTACTACCATATCTTAATATTACCATTATATTAATATCTTACCATAAGATATTACTACTGGATTCTGACCTTCTTACCTGATTCCAATGTCTCCTCCCCTTCTGGCAGAAGCCTAGCTTTCTTAGCATTCTGTGGGGCATCATCACCATTGTCCTCATATATGTTAGACCATTTTATAGCCATGTCCAGCTCTGGAGGCGGAGGTTTCTTTTCAGCAGTGTAGGTCTCGGGAGGAGGGACATAATTTGacttccatattttgaattcttttggaGGCTGTTGAGCAAGCACATTAAGAAGCACTGTGACGAACCGAGGTTCCGAAGATGGGTGTGATCACATGCATGTCCCTGCCGTTCGCTTATcgttcaggcttttttttttttaaggtttaaatacacatttttccaaTAAAAATCATAATATCGTTAAGTGAAAAGCCAAAGGGTTCCCTATATGAATAAAGCTAATAGCTTTTAGTTACCAAAGAAGAATCCAGTCTCAGAGATACTACGCCAAGGCTGACCCCttcaggaggctgcagcagacACTGTCTTGGAGGCAGCACCGCAGGCACTTCGGCGTCAAAGGGAAGGGGTCTCGGGGACAAGCTGCAGCGGGGGGGCGGGGGAGTCACCACCGTTAGTCCTAGCTGCGTGGGGTCGGGGCACCGAGCGCGGAGGTGTGGGTCTCCTAACAAGGGGCGGGGCTGCGGGTCCGGTCCGATACCCaccaggctgggggaggggacccAGGCTCCCcagggctggaggtgggaggggtggTGCGGCATCCCGCGGGGGATGACTGCGTGTAGGGGAACGGACAGCCGGCCCCCAGGAGGGGGCCCAGGCAGAAGGGGGCGGAGGCCGGGGCCAAGGCCGGGAAACGGGGTCGGGGACCTCACCTCCTCAGGCGCCTTGACGACGTGCCTCTCCCAGTCTATCTGCTTGTTGAGCGGATTGTAGAGGAAGGCTGGGCGAGTCACGCTGCTGAACAGCTCGTCGGGTCCCGGCAGCCGCTTCTCTGCCTTGTTCCCACAGCTGCCCGCAGATTTCGCCGCATCCGGGGCTCTGCGACTTGTCTCCTCCGGCTCGACGTTATCCTCCTCGCCCGAGGAGCCTGAGCTGCTGCTCCCGTAAGCCGCGAAATAGCTCAGCGGGTCCTTCTCCTCGGCTGCCATGACAGCTGCGCGCGACGACCTAGGACTCCACCGGAAACCGGAAGCCGTTCCAGGGCCCGCCTCGCAGCTGACTCCGCCCCAAGCCTTGCACACGGACTCGCGGTCTGCGCCCCCTGGTGGCTGCGCTGCGCTCCTGCGACCTGGCCGAAGGATAGAGGCTGGAGGCAGGGCCAGCCACCTTACTAAGCTGGGAGCCCTAAGAAGAGGAGAGGTCCTGAGCCAGCCTTCCTAGCCAAACTCTCTGCATTCAGTAGCATTTATTAAAGGCATAGAAGAGCTAAGACTGTCTTTTTACTGTCACTCTCCTTTAGCCTCTGCTCAGAGATACTAGGATTTCTCTCTGATCCACTGCGTCTCCTCTCCCAAATGCAAACTGTCACTGAGCTTCCTGGTGTTGTCATGAAAGATCTGTAGGGGTAGTGGGCACCCCAAGTCAGACACCGAATCCTTTCCTGCTTGACCTTACTCAAGTGCACTCTGACAGCTTCTTTGATAAAATTCCTCCTGGGTCGCATCCGTCCACTCAGCGGGTCCTAGTTTGAAGGACCCGCTGTCAGCCTCACTTTTCCGTATCTGCTTTGCTCCATATGGCCTTCAAATGTTGGTGTTTCCCAACATATTAGTGCTTAACATTTTTGGAGGGCGTTACAAAGTTGCAAGTCGCCGCCCTAAGATCTCTTTCTTATAATACTTTTTCTCTTGCCTTTCACTAGATCACACAATTTCGTTATCTTTGTATTTCACGGAGCCCTTTCCGGTTTTCTGTTGCCTTCTCCTTATCACTTTAGATGTAGAAGCAACTCAGGCTCAGTCCTGagtcttcctctttttaaaaatctttcccatggctttaaatattactttatgTTAATAACTCCCACATTTTTATTACTAGTCCAGAAATCTTCCTGAACACCAAACTCCTGTATTCAATTTCCTACTTAGaagtcttacacacacacaccccaaaactTAACACATTTGTGGAGATTGTCTACAAAGATGGCCACCAACAATTCCTCCCGCCTGTCTGATGTTTCCTAAAGATTAGATTCAGGTTATAAATCTTTGGCAGGAATACCGtgaaaatgaagttgtagttttCTCATTACATTCCAATAAGAGGCATGTGATTTCAATTTGTTCTGGCACTGATTTTACCTTTGATTTCTTGTTTAAGGTGGTATCTGCCAGGCTTCTCCACTATTgttactttttcttctcctttagtAAATAGTGTTTTGTAGGCAGTTACTTTGAGACGGTTAATATCCTGTTCTTCATCAAAttgttgtttgttcatttgtttatattagcTTTGGGTCACCGTTTCTTAATTTATCAAATGAGTTGTAATCcattattatcttattttgatGCTGTAATTGTCCCAGATTTGGCCAATGGGAGCCTTTTCAAGCAGGCTGTGTGTCCTGGGACATGTCCTCATAATTCTTTGAGCGCCtgcctatatatgtgtgtgtatatgtgttttttttttaatttcaaagtattaacgGGTTAGgcatgttttaggttacatgaatcacttttgtactgcttgagtcCCGGCTAAaggtgtgcctgtcacccagatagtgttcattgtatctaTTAGTTAGGTTGTTTTCCCTCCCCGCTCCCCAACCACCTGGCTGATTTCcagttttacttctctctgtgcacTCCAGTTTAATAgggagtacatgtggtgcttgtttttccattcttgagacacttcacttaggTGAATGGTCTCTGGGtgcatccagattgttgcaaaaggtattgatttgtgttcttttatggctgagtagcactccATGGCATACACATACTACATTTTAGTAATCCAcccatgaattcatgggcacttgtgttgattCTACATCCCAGACTCATCTTATACTGTGTCCTGGAATTAGCTATTAgccattttcttttaatgaagaATGGTATTTAAAAGCCAAGATCTGGGTGCTAGATGTGCGCATTGCTGATGAGGTGGTACTGTTTCCAGCTTCTCTCAATAGACAAAGCTAGGGAATGTATTTATTCATCTAGCTATATATATTGAAAACCTTGAGTTCACGCTGATACTTCCAATTTTAATCCAATATTacagtttcttttaattttatctctttcCATATTTATAACTCCGTTCTCGAACATTATGAAATCTGGCTTCCATTATGCTAAATATGTTTACTTATTTCATCAGTCCCCAAATATGCAATCTTATATCACGGCTGCTGGTTCTTTCCCCACTTAGGATCTGATGCACTGCAATAGACTACCCTCTTTACCCTGTTCCTGTTTTAGGATCCGATGCTGAGCTGCCCATTCAAACACCTCTCCATCTGTGAAATCTCATCTCAACCCAGGCTCCCGAGCTCTGCACAGTCACCACTCCCCCACTTTTATATCCCAgccacacaggcacacacattcCGAACGCAGTCTTATCTCAGGGCTTTTAAACCCAGTGTTGCTTCTGTCTGGAAGCCTAACCCTGCTTAGACCTTCCCAGTTCTAAGGGAAGTTCTGGCTCCTTCCTTCTTATGATTTAAGTCTCAACTCAAAGCCTCACCTTCTCTGACAGGCTTTCCATAATAATATAATGCTATCAATAAGTTTCCCACTTTATCTTTGAACTCATGCTTTTTCTCTCCATTGTAACTAGAATTATCTTGGTTTTCCTTATTTTCTAActctatccccagtgagaatgagtTCTACGAGAACACAGGCTTTGTCTGCTTTATCACTGCTATCTCCAGCACTTAGAATAAAAGGTACTCAGGAAttcttgaatgaatgagtgaaaaagTGCGTAATTCCACTCTTACCTTTCTGCTTTTAAGAAATGCTAATGAGCGCATGGAGCTGTGGAAAGAACATTGATCTTAACAAACAGCCCTGGATTTTAATCCTCAAGAGCTGTGACTTTAAACCATTGACTTTATCTTGAGTTTGTTTCGTacttgtaaaaaaacaaaaggagttAAAACCTACCTTGCAGGGTTGCTATTAGGACTAAAAACAAGATCACACATGTGGAGACATCAAACACAGTATTTGGCATCCAATAAGGCTGTGGTTCTCAAAGTTTGTTGCACAATGGAGCCTGGAAATCTGATGCCTGGCTTCCACACCCAAACATTCTAATTTAATTGGTATGAGGTGCAGTCTGGTGACTGGGATCTCTAAAAGCTCCCCAGTGGACTCTAAAATGGGCAGCAAGGTTTGGGAACCACTGCAATGAAGACAATGGCGAACTCAGGGTGAAATTTTTAGAACATCTGTGTATCATCTGCGCTTACATTCAGCtctccttccagaaaggtggctcagtgagtagggtgccagccccatataccgagggtggtgtacaaaccctgccctggctgaactgcaacaaaagaatagccggcattgtggcgggcgcctgtagtcccagctgctcgggaggctgaggcaagagaatcgcttaagcccaggagttggaggttgctgtgagctgtgtgaggtcacggcactctaccgagggccataaagtgagactctgtctctacaaaaaaaaaaaaaaaaaaaaaaaagactacgtTTAACAATTGCAGATTTGCTTCTTGGTTTGCTTCTCCTTCGAAGGCAACGGTGTAGATATTTACCTTGTGACAAAAGGTGAGGCTGGAGTCTGAAACTTCCTCCTGTTTTTCACATTACTTAGGTAAAAAGCTGGTAGTTGTTAAGACTTGACTTCTGCCTcttataaaaattactttgaaatggATCATAGAGCTGAATGAGAAACTAAAGCAACTAGACTAAAACTAACTCTTCAGAAGTGAACTTAGGAAAAGGCCCGGAGGAACCTAACGCTACTGGTAAGAGAAAGCCAATCTGAATAATACAGGTACTATATTATTCCCACTATATAACGTTTTGGAAAAGATGAAACTAGAGACAATAAAAAGAGCCATGGTTGCCAGGGttaagggagagagagatgaagaggTGGAGCACAGGGTATTTTTAAGGCAGTGAAATTATTCTGTACATCATAATGGTGGATGTATGACATCACGCCTATGTAAAAACCCACAGAACATACAATacagagtgaaccctaatgtaaactatgggtTTTGGCTAGTAATGTATCAAGACTGACTCATCAATTATAACTAATGTACCACACCGATGTAAGGTGTTAATATGGGAGACTGGGTAAGAAGGGGCTATTTGGAAATactcttttattttctacttaatttttcCATAAACCTACAATTGTCCCCCCAAATAAATTAGTTAAAAAGTAAGCTCAAAGttgattttttattgtggtaatatGGTGTCTCTGGAAAGTAACCGCTCCATTAAATCAACTTAGTAACAAACTGCATCCTATCACATCTGTCATCCTAATTTACATGTTTTTGGTAATAGCTGGTTTTCAgtgtttaaagaggaaaaaatgactttgtaggattcaaaaatccaaaaacccaaacatataaaaacattttattgtctATACAGTTAGCTGTCTGTATAGGTACTACAGTATCTCTAAATTATagtatgtttccatttttatttgttcaataaagtttttatttttccaaatatacgGTTGGTTGGACCCGGTTCATGCatctccacccttggtatttcCGGTGCAAATTACTTGAGCTCTGTGCTTTGAAACCAGTTTGGTAAGTCCTTTACTAAGGAGCTCCTGAAGGGCTGCCCTGGCCAGGGAGCCTTGAATCTTGTCTCTTAGAGACCACAGCTGGGGTTGTAAGATCTTAGTTCCGACTCCTTACAGAGTTTGTCATATGTAGCTTTGTCAAACAAGACTAGAAGGTTGAGCTTGTTCTGAACTTtgcctttggaccacttctttttGGCCTTGCCCCCAGATTCGTTCActgggtctttttctttcttggctttCTGGCATCTTTCTCTTCTTATTGTCCTTGGGGGACTTTGACTTTGTGAAGCTCAGAGAGGAGCTGCCGCTACCACAGACGAAGATGTcggacaaaaaataaatatctggtttaatttttaaaagggtaTCCACATATTGAATTTTAACTAATGAAATACAAACTCAGCTTCTGCTTTTTAAAGCAACTTCTTTAAATGTAATGCCACTATTTTTTCATGCTGCGTGTTGGAGGTGAGACATGTTTTTCTGTAATCCTTAGAAAATGCTTATAACCTTAACAATCATCCAATCtttaagaacaatttttaaaGCCAATATGACAATATTGTTATGATTGATAAATTCATCAGTCCATCCAGAAATGCAACTCAATCTCACAACTTGAACCAGTACTTTCTATGAAAATTGGTACATATAGAAACTGCTCTAGATATTTCCTACTGAAAAATTTGAAACTCCAAAACATAGCACTACATTATAGAAACTCCAAGATATAGcactacatttaaaaaacttttattgttttatctcTGCTTTTTTTGCAATTAGTAACAGACAGATGTCAGAAAACAGGTAAAATTTcaacataaatgaaaacaatgagagTGTAAGATTTAAAAACGCATGTAAATAGTCAAATTTTattatacaacaaaaaaataaacccagCAAATGGCTTATTCCATTGCCACCCCCCAACCAATTTGTAGTAGCTATTTTTAACTCTATAGTggttctcattaaaaaataatgaaaagtacaaagaaaatatttttttaatcccaaaTAAACATTATATTTCAGGTTTATGacaagatatttttctttaagaatgaaAATGATAGCAAAGAATGTGAAAATTCTAAACAAGTAGTATTAATAAGGTTAATAAGAAATGAATTTTGGCAAATTGAGGTTTTAGTTGGCTCAAACTCCAGCATCAGAAGACTACAGAAGTGCCTATGAGACCAATGAAGTGGGAAAGAGATTTTGTTCTGTCTCTAAGCAGTTCTCCCGCCAGTGATTTACTACTACACAGAACAGCTTTACGCTGAAAATGTGCTGCTGAATGTCTGGAAGGGGCTATTAGACTCTGAAAATTTCTAGCACTAATATGCCAAGAAGAAACATTATTCCCAGCTTAAAGAGTCTATTCTCAAATACAGCGATAATCCCTATTAAAATTAGTCTTAAAATATCAAGTatacaaaaacactgaaacacctaaaacaaaaatagaaaatactgaaaagtaGATGATCAACAAGATTTGCACTTAGCTATCTTAAAAGTATGCTTCTTTTACTCTAAAAAGTCATATTTACGAAGTATCCTTACATTGTGCTTTAAGAcgtattaaatgtaaataaatcattatagcaattttataaaaagattcttatcctttaaaacatttcttgtcattactagaaaaaattaaagggcatgtaatctttttttctttttttccttttttgagacagagtctcactctgtcattcaggttagatagagtgccatgccgtcagcctagctcacagcaacttcaaatccctgggtcaagtgatcctcctgcctcaacctcctgagtagctgggactacaggtaccaccccccaccctcccaacccccgcaatgcctggctgatttttcctgtttttagtagagatggggtcttgctcttgttcaggctggtcttgaactcctgagctcaatgaatccactcatctcagcctccaagagtactgggattacaggtgtgagacaccgcgCCCGGCCATAAGAGCACGTGATCTTAAAGGAAGAAACATTTCACTAGAGTTTCCACAAGTTCCTTCTTCTTCTAACTGCAGCTCTGGTGGCAAAGGAGGAGCACCAGGGTCCCCAGGTCTAGGAAGCGTCGTTGAAGAGAAAGTGGTATTCTCAGTTCTGCCTACTTCTAGAACAGGCAAATTCAgagaagaatcagtagaaaaaaaggGGGCTGTGCTGGATTCTCCTTCGGGGTGGTATATGACAGTGGATGCTCCTAGTTTTTCAGAGAAATTACTCTCATCTGAATTTGATCTAGAAAGGTTGTTTGTGGCTCCATGTGGAAAAGGCTCACAGCTGCTACATTTCAATCCtataatagaaatttataaattctgTCATAATTGATTTTAAATCGCCCTTGCTTTTCTCAACAACCAAGAAGTATactattatttgcattttctagatAAGGAAATAATATCTCAATAACACCATGTTataattcacatttaaaatacagaatactCATATACTCAACCActgaagaaagtggaaaaaataaagcagtttcTAAAATAAAACGTATCTTTCACAACTATTAAACATTCTTTAGTATTCTGGTACAAAATATATTAGCCaattaaagacaaaatttaaacAAGGCATATACAAAAATTTTGTGAGTTGACTAATGGCAATTCTTGAATCACAGGATGTtataagccagtggttctcaaccttcctaatgccgcgaccctttagtacagttcctcatgctgtagtgatccccaaccataaaatgatttttgttgctacttcataactgtaatttttgctactgttatgaatcataatgtaaataaatatctgatattaggcgacccctgtgaaagggttgttcgacccccaaaggggtcgtgatccacaggttgagaaccactgttgtaagCGAAAGATTTTATAGAGCATGTGAGATAGTCTCTCactattacagatgagaaaacagaggcacagTTAAGTCATGCTCAACATTCCAGCACTACTTCATTGGAAAGTGAGAACTATAATTAAATAGATAACATCCTTGTTCTCAACCTAACAGTTTATTCAAACAACAGGGGGTGTTCCTATCTACTACGGTTTCAATGTGTCCTctaaaagttcatgtgttggaaacttggCTGCCATCTGGAAGTGTTAAGGCAGGCCTTTGGGATGTGACTGAGTCATCAGGGCTCCACcctcgtgaatggattaatgcccTCAGGAGCTCTGCCCACTTTTACCCTTCTGCCAGGAGATGACCCTTGCCAGGTGCTGGCACCATGCTCCTGGATTTCCTAGTCTTTAGAATTgtgaaaataacttttctttataaattgcccagtctcACACATTGTTATAGAAAATGAACTAAGATACTATTGAAGAATTTTATCATATCCAAAGGGCATAACTAACAATTATCCACAAGATTGAAGGAACAcaatttttctaagttttctgcTACGCTTAGCAAATATTTAACCTGTCTATAGCAGAAATTCTTGAGTTGACAAATTTTAGGTAAAACTTATAATATCTATAAAGtacatatgtcatatatatattttttttttttcagtttttggctaaggctgggttagaacccaccacctccagcatgtggggctggcgccctactccttgagccacaggcgccaccctatatgtCATTTCTTAAAACTAGTTTTTCAACTTCATGATACATTGAGTATTTTGTCACATGCTATAAAAACTGTTTTCTGCTTACATGGCTCAAATGGGGAAACTTCTAACGTGTCTCAACAAGGACTTATAGATTCTAAATTCCTTCAGGGCAGGGCCCCCAAatactcatttctttctctccccaagGCCTGGAGAGAAAGTCAGAGGGAGAAAGGGGGGAGTGGCATGGGGTTGGTGGAATTTAAATTGTGCGGGCAATTCTACGCAACATTCCAATCAGTGAGTGTGTGTTTTTCGGGTGAGAGTAAAATGGGAGAAGTAAATGCGGTTTTTCCTTAAGTGATCTCAGGCCCATGCCTCTGTACCTTGACTGTGATTCTAGTGTTTACAGTCATGAATATTTTATGCAACATGATCCTATAAACATATGTCAACTACTTCATTTTGTGATCAACTAGTGGGAGAAAAACTAGCAGAGTTGTATTAAAATACTTTGCTTAAACACTGTGTGCTGTACAGTATTTTCAGAGATTACTTTTGAATAGAATATTACATTCTGCTGACTGCAGAAACAAACCCTTGCATATACAGGGATTTCAAGATTGTAACTTTTCTATACATGGCattgttaaataaatataaatataggaTACTGAATGGTATTCCAATTTTACAATGTAAAGAAATCACATAAggtcaaagaaatgcaaattaaatataattctgaaatttaaagatttaaaagtaaaatgatcatttctgagtattttggttttaatttgcatttttgttttgcttttgtatttttaaaaagcactgctACATTTATATTAACTCTTAAATACCTAAGATATCTTACCTTTCAGATGTTCTAGTCTTATATTTCTAAGTTTCAGCACTTCATCTGTAATTTTCTGAATCAGGAAGTTCTGTGTTTTTTCTCGTCGAATAGATTCAACAAGGGTATCTAGTCCTTTGGGGTTTTCTTGTAAGTAGTCTAATAATTTTCCAG includes these proteins:
- the C5H1orf52 gene encoding UPF0690 protein C1orf52 homolog; protein product: MAAEEKDPLSYFAAYGSSSSGSSGEEDNVEPEETSRRAPDAAKSAGSCGNKAEKRLPGPDELFSSVTRPAFLYNPLNKQIDWERHVVKAPEEPPKEFKIWKSNYVPPPETYTAEKKPPPPELDMAIKWSNIYEDNGDDAPQNAKKARLLPEGEETLESDDEKDEHTSKKRKVEPGEPAKKKK
- the BCL10 gene encoding B-cell lymphoma/leukemia 10, giving the protein MEPTLPSLTEEDLTEVKKDALENLRVYLCEKLIAERHFDHLRAKKILSREDTEEISCRTSSRKRAGKLLDYLQENPKGLDTLVESIRREKTQNFLIQKITDEVLKLRNIRLEHLKGLKCSSCEPFPHGATNNLSRSNSDESNFSEKLGASTVIYHPEGESSTAPFFSTDSSLNLPVLEVGRTENTTFSSTTLPRPGDPGAPPLPPELQLEEEGTCGNSSEMFLPLRSRALMAGRGVSHL